The Tursiops truncatus isolate mTurTru1 chromosome X, mTurTru1.mat.Y, whole genome shotgun sequence DNA segment CCTGAGTTTGGGCACCGTGGAAGGTGGAGAAGGAGGGCCCAGCCCCCAAAGGGGGACCAACAGCTTCAGTGCAGGGCGGGCTCACTGGCAGGACCTGTGGAAGGTGTGCAGAGTTGGGAAGAGCCTGAACTGGGACTTGGAAGGGACTCAAGTTCGGAGGCAGCCGTGGGCACGAGGGTGGGTGTGAGTGAGGCCCAGGAGAAGGTGGTGCTGCGGGGTTGGTGCTCTGAGAAAAGAGCGACAGCAGAGGCTTGTCTCCCCTCGCCCCCTCGCCCCACGCCCCCGCCCGGCTGGAGTTAGGGTTACAGCCCTCGTGGAGTGGGGCCACTCCCACCCTGGCAGACTGTGAGGTGCTGCTGGTGGGGGGGTCCCTTGCTCATCTGACCGCCTGGCATCTTCAGAAAGGGGCACCCCACTGGGCCTCTGGGGTGGAGGGGCTGGAAGGCGAAGGGGAGGAGTATGCCTGCCAACCCACTGCTTTGCAATTTCTGTCCCCTTTGCAGGCGGAGGTAGATGGCCCCACGGACAAGAAGGAGGAGTGAGGGCCCCTGCTCCCCGCCCGTGGCTGGCTGCTTCCCGAGAGCCTGGTCTCCCTCGGTACTTCGGCTCGCTCCCTTCCGCTTCCGTTCCCTCATGCCGCTTGCAGTTCACGCTCTCCCAGCATTCTGTAGGGAACTCAGTTCCCACCCAGGATGAGTAAGGCTGTGGCAGGTCTTGCTTCCCGCTGGGTTAAGCCCCTTTGTGTTGCGCATTGATGATCGGGGGCTCCAAGGCCCCTTTTCTCTGGTCCTGCAGGAGGGCAGGTGGAGCAGAAAGAGTAGAATTTCTCTTGGGGCAAAATAAACGTTGTTGTGTTGTGTCCGTGGTGCTTGCGTATAACTGAGGCCGCAGGGAGACCTCCTTGTGATCCCTTTCTCTGGAGTGGCTGGGAAGGTGGCGGCAGGCAGCTCAGACAGAGACCCCCGCTCCAGTCTTTGCCCTGGAGGCCTTCCAGACATTTTGTCTCCATTTGTTCAAACCCCTAAAGGCTCCCTCATCCCAGGCTGGGCGCAGGCTCACACTTGCCCTCTCTGCCACTCTGCCTCCTGCTCCCTAGGCCAGGCCCCGCTTTATGGCCACGTGGGGTGTGTCCATCCTGTCGGTCTTCCTGGGGGTTGGCTGCTGGGCCCGGGGAAGCTTGAGAGGCAAGGTAAACTGCTGGGGCTTCCGGGTGGCAGACTCGCCTGCCTCCTCTGGGTCCTGTTCATCACATTTAGGACAGATAGAGCATGGCAGAGTGCCACCAGtcactccctgccccaccccctcccgaAGGTTTGCAGGATGACCTCTGACTAATGCTGGCAAGAGAGGAGACTTGCCCTTGGCAGTGACCTGCGACTGGCCCAGGGCAGAGCGAGGCAGTGGGGAGGGCCTCCGGGCGGGTAAAGTGCTCCTCTGCCACCTGCGGCCCGTGAACATGTAGGTGCACCGCCCTGATCGGACAGCCTGCTCTGGCAGCGGGCTCCCCCTTGGTGGCCCCCTGGGCTGGCTTTGGCAGGTGGCCGCCATTGGGCAGGCCGTAGTGCTCATCCTCTGCTGGCCCTGAGGGCTGGGCGAGGGGAATTGGGGTAAGGTCGGAGGTGTTTTCTCTTGGAATTAAGGGGCCCCTGAAGATGGTGCTGACACCCAGCCTTGCGCACCTGCTCCTCCTGCCAGGCGCAGGCTGGTGGCTCCCTTCAGGGCTGTCGTTTCCCCACGTTCTCATGAGGAATGCCACCCCTTTCTGGGCAGCCTTCTAGGTGGTGTTTGCTGGGGAGGGAGCCCACAGGTGACGCCCTCTGGTTGCTAGGCCGAGGCTGAGGGCCAGTCCCACTTTTCCAGGAAGCGTTCCCTGACAACCTCGGCCTCCCTGAGCTCGCTCTTCTCTGAACTTCTACAGGCCAAAGTCCAAACAGTGTGCCTCTAGGTTCTTCCCTGTTCAGTCCCAGGTGGTCCCTGAACCCCCTTGGCATCAGGCCCCGGGCTGGGGACGGGAAGAGACAGTGGCAGGGGCAGCAGACTCTGGCAGGTGAAAAGCCAGGTGCTCGCCCAGCCTACACTGGAGGGCTGCCTGAGGAAACCGGCCCCCTCTGGCCCATCCTGAGGGCTGTTTTCCTCCGGCAGCCTCCATTCCGAGTGGGACTGTGCCCGACAGTATCCCCCGTCTTGCCTCCAGCTCTGGTAACCCCGTGGGCTCCACGGGTCTGGGCTGTTCCATTTCCTTGCCTGTCTCCCCCGCTAGGCTGCTGGTCACTGGGTTCTCAGCCCCTACTGGACGGACAGATTCCCAAGTGAATGGGGCCAGCCTACTGCTCTCAGGGCCCTGGCCAAGCAGCATGACCTCTGTCAagttcccttttttgttttttttttaaatttttaaaattaatttatctgGCTGtaccgcatggcttgtgggaccctagttccccgaccaggggtcgaacccggcCCCCCTGTGGtggagcacagagtcccaacaactggaccgccagggaattccctaagttCCCTTTTTTGTGCTGTTGATGTTTTCTGAGTCTTTCTTGGCCTGTGGCAGGTGGCTTGGAGGCCATTTGGTAAGAGGTGATGAGGATCTGAGCCAAGGCATGGCGGTGGTCGGGGGAACGGAGACGTTAAGGAGTTGGTATGAGTCAGGGTGGGGAGTAGCGAGGGCCTGGGGGTGACAGCAGGCCCAGCCGCAGGGGAGGCAGGGACTGTTGATGGAGGAGCGGATGCAGGGTGGGGGCTGGACACCATGTGAGGGGCCTGCTCAGGAGAGCCAGGCTGCAGGTTTGGGGAGCTGCCAGCACACGGGGTTCTTGGAGTTGTGGGCGTGGCGAGAGCAGAGGTTTGTAGGGTGAAAAGTCTTTTAAGAGAAGGGTCGGACGGGTTGGGTCAGACGAACGGTAGTCAGGTGTTGGGCCTGCAGGGCCCGGGCCACCGTCGCACCGCCGAGGCGCCTCTCCACGCCAGCAAAGGCCCAGGTCGAGTTGGGGTTGGGCCTGCTCGGCCGATGTTCCTTCCCAAGCTCTGCAGTGACCTGTGCTCTCTGGGTTCTTCTTGGTGATCATGAGAGCATGGGCTGATGGCCGTGTCACAGGCGGAGCCCATCTCCGGCTGTACAGTTGAGGGCTAAAGCCCCCTCCTCTCTAAGGGGACTGTGCCTTGCTAAAGAGAGGGACTGGCCTGGGAGGGACTGAAGAGGAGCAAGTTGTCACTTTTCTCTGAAGGGCCACCCCCTCCCTTCTGCCCAGGCTGGCATTCAGAGTGGGCAGCAGGTTCCCAACCttgacccccaccccaggcctgcctCAGATGATGACCGGGCTGGTCCTGGCCACCCTGTGTCTATGCCTCGTCATGCTCCTCCTCCTATCACTCGGGATGGAGCCAAGGACCTGAATGGGTTCACTTTCTCCAGgtcttccccaccccttcccttacACTGGGCTAAAGTGTGTGTAATCTCAAACTCtgctttaaccatttttaggatTGTCGTTGAGTGACATTGAGTACACTTACACTGTGTGTGGCCTCTCTCGCCATTAAACATtaactccccttccctctccccccatctGCTGGCACCCAccgttctgctttctgtctctgaatttgattCCTCTAGGGCCGTCATAGAAGTGGAGTCACACACtatgtctttttgtgattggcttcccTTCCACTGAGCGTTTTGTctgaggttcatccgtgttgtagcaggtgtcagaatttccttcctttttaaggctgatttTCCATCGTGTGGATGGATCACATTGTTTTCATCTGTTcctctgtcggtggacacttgggttgcttccgcTCCTTTTCTAATACCACTCCAATCAGACTTTGGCCCTTCCTCCCACACCAGACCTCTCTCATCCAGGTCTCCGCGATTTTGTCACCTATCTTGTCGCCAAACGCAGCTGGCGATCTCGGGCCTCACTTCCCGTGACCGTGGGCAGCACCCGACAGAGCCCATTGCTCCCTCCTCCCTGACGCCcagggcggggttgggggggtcCTCACATGTGTTCCAGGACCCGTCTGGCACTCGAGGGCCCCTCCCGAGCCTCCTCAGACTCTGCAGCCGGTCCCCCCTCTTCtctgccaccttttttttttttttgcggtacgcgggcctctcactttcgcggcctctctcgttgcggagcacaggctccggacgcacaggctcagcggccatggctcacgggcccagccactccgcggcatgtgggatcctcccggacccgggcacgaacccgtgtcccctgcatcggcaggcggactctcaaccactgcgccaccagggaagccctctgccacCTCTTGAGTGTCCCAGGGCCACTCAAGTGCTTGGGCCACGTCTCCCTCTCCAGCTGCCCGcggcccccccccgccccggccttgGGGAGCTCGTTCCAGGCTCGGGGCCATCTTTATGTAATGAGAATTTCCAAAATTCTGTCTCCAGCCCAGACTCTTTCCAGAACTTCAAACTCCTTGTCCACCTGCCTACTGGACATTTCTACTCAGTTGACACCACCGTCCCCTCCAAACCTCCTCGTCTCCCTGGTGCAGGACCTGGCAACTGCCATCGTCCCTGGCATCCCAGCCATCCAAAAGCCTGTTGGCTCTGCCTCGCAAACAGGTCCCTAACCCAGAGACTTCTCACCTGCACTGCTAGTGCCCTGGTCCCACCCAGTGATCTCCACCTTCCTTCCGGGGGCTCTATCGGagcctcctccccagccttctCCCTCGCCTGCCCTCGGAAGAGCACCTGTTCAGTGCAGCATTTGGGCAGCCTTTGCAAACCTCAGCGCCCGGACTTCACACCCACCTTCCCCGCTCGGCGTGCTCCTCTTTAGCACGCCGATATCCTTGCTCCCCAAGTATGTCAGCTCCGTGGGGAAAAGGCTTCCTGCCGGATTCCTTCCCTGTTCCGTTCCAAGATCCCAGAACAGTGCCGGGTGCAGAGACCCTCAGGGCGAATACTTGCCCAAGGAAGCTGCTCGAGGTGGGGAGGCCTCCACCCGCAGCTCTGGCACCTGACAAACAGAGTGGGGGCAGGAGCCAGCTTTTGGAAAATGACATGTTTTTATTGCTATGTTTGCAGTGGCTTTTGAGCACAGTAAGGGTGTCCCTGCTGGACCGCCGCCctcacccgccccccacccctccagcccacgTCAGGGTGTGAGGGAAGCCTTTCTAGGGCCCCCTCGGCTGTCTCGGGATTGGACGTGACACAGACGTGGGTTAAGTGAAGCTGCTACGCGGAGGACTTGAGACGTGGAAAGTGCGTCAGCCTTAAGCTCGCAGGTGGGAGCCGCGCGCAGGATCCCTGGGGCGGGGGACGGATGCCCACCTCAGATCCCTGCCCAAGGGGCGCCCGGCCCAGGGCGCAGGGTGTGGGTCAGCCTGAGCATGCTGGGTGAGCAGCCCCAGGTCTGGATCCCCCCGCAGAACCCTGCGTCGGCTCACCCTGCCGACCTGTGGGTAGAGCGGGGAGTGTGCAGACACCCACTGAGGTCCCCACCATGCACTTTTCCCACCCCAGTCTGGGGCCAGGGACTACACGTGCATACCCACACGACAGACTCACACACTCGGCAGCTTGAAGCTTCTGTTTTGCCTATGAAAATGAGATCTATAAATTCACACTCCTTGGCTGGGGCAGAGGTGTAAGAGGGGCTGAAAGGGGTGGGGCGTGGCAAGGAGAGGGACGTTGGGGTGTTTCTTAGAAATATACAAGCAGAAATCTCCTcaagtttttataaaatgtgcAAAATACAAGCCTCATTTGCCCACAGGCACAATTTACACCTGGTATTCACCTTGGCTGAGAAACAGAGATCTATGTCTATACCCTATGTACTCACGCACACATGCACTCAAGCTCACACAACTGCTACTGGTGGCAACTGGCTCAGGAACCGAAGGTTCCCTTGCTGGCTGGCTCTCTAAGCTTCTAGAGAAGGGACGGGGAGAGGGGTCTAGCCCAGCTGAAATATTCGCCTTGGTTCTGCTGCCCCCCCTCGCCTGCCCCCTCTGCTCTCCAGTCCCCCTGTTCCCCGAGCTGCCACTGCTGCCCCTGGGGTGAGGGGCCACCCAGGGGTGTGCTGGGCAGAGCctggagagaggcaggcagggcctgGTGGGGTCAGGTGAGACGTGACGGTAGCGGGCACTGGAGGGCGGGCGGCAGGGCTTGGGAAGCAGCGTGTGCACCAGCTTGGttaaggggggtgggggaggcatcTATTTTTGGTGGGTTGTGATATTTTtggcattttattaaaaatggaaaaagttattttagTTATAAGCACTCTggtgcttcctcccctcccccccccggcAGACCCCATAGGTGTCAGGGAAAGGCAAGCcccctgggggggtggggggctagaGCAGGGGCTGCTATGGCTACGAGAGGGTGAGCTGGTGATGTGAGCCGGGGCACCTGTCACATGACgctctccaccaccaccaccttgcTGCTCTCAGACACTGGGGTCAGGGTGGTCAGGCCCCTGACATCCGAGTCCTGAGCTCTGTACTCCAAGTGGTGGAGGCCCCAGACGGGCTGCGTCAGGTGCTGCCAGCGCTGCGGGAGAGAGGGACACCTTGAGTCCCTGGGGAGGGGCACCTGCTTGTCCCTGGCCTCTCTCCGCTTCCCGCCACCTGCCACCAACCTGGGGCCCGGGGCCGCGCCCCTCCTGACCAGGCCCCGCTCCCTACGCTAGGGAAATAGGGGTTCAGCGGAGGGCCGAGTGGCTGCTAGAACAGAGGCTAGGGACAGGCCTCTCCTCCGCCGCCACCACCTGAGCGAGGCCCTGGAGGGCCAACTCTCCTCCCGTACACCCCCCTCCGAGCTGGCCCAGAGGCTCCGGCACAACGGTCTGTCCCTCCCGGCaggtgggagaaggggcagggcgCTCTGGAGGTCACGTCTCCACCCAACGGGGGGGAGGGATGGTGTGCGGGAGACGGGGCGCGGGGAACTGACCTCAGCCACGGTCCCCTTGGCCCTGAGGAGGCAGCCCAGGAGGTGGAGGGGCACACACAGCATGGAGGAGAGCGCGAAGCCCCAGCCCATGGCCTCGCCCCACCACGGGTACACGTAGGTGTTGTTGTAGACCAGCGGCTTGTAGTACACCGTGTTGAAGATGAAGATGCCCTGCGGGCGAGAAGCCTCGCGCTCAGCCGGCAGCCACCACTGCGGGCCCTCGGTGTCCCTCGCCCTGCCCAGCCTCTCCCGGCCCTTACCATGCACACCAGCGGGGTGAAGAAAGACCAGCACCATTTCATCCAGGGGCAAGGTCGGTACCCGATCATGCAGGCCACGTCGTCCATGAAGCGGTCGGCTCCTGGGGTAACGTGAGGCCGGAGGGCCAGGGCTAGAGATGTACCACCCCTGACCGTGCCGCACCCCCGGCTTGCCTGTCGGCCCAGACCTACCGTACACCCAGGCGATCACCACGCACTCCCAGAAGGCCTGCCAGAGCAGGGTGGTGCCGCTGGCTGAGTAGTAGTCAAACAGCTGGAAGACATACATCCCGCCCTGGGGATGGAGCCAGGTCAGGGAAGGTGGCAGCCGGCAGCCTGAGGCCAGGGGCATCCCTCACCCTGCCCCCACTCACATCGGTCACCATGGAGAGATCAATGACAAAGCAGAGGGCGCAGCAGAGGGCCACGGAGATCTCTCTTTGGAAACGGAAGTAGTAGGAGGCCGGGAGGAGGTCCAGCAGGCCGGTGATGAAGCCTTCCACACCTACAAACTGTGGCCGGGCAACTCAGGccgtgcccctccccacccacctgccaTCTCCCGTCGCCCAGTGTGCCCTCTGCTCGccagtccccctcccccccacctcccagccccctctcTTGCATCCCCCCTCTCAAACCTGGCTGTCAAGGCCAAGCAGCAGCAGCATGAAGAAGAACAGAGCAGCCCAGAGCGGGGCCACAGGCATCAGCGTGACGGCCCGGGGATAGGCGATGAAAGCCAGGCCAGGCCctgagggggaaggggcagggtgtGGACACCTGGAGCCCCCCACCCACGACCTGTCCCCCTCCACCCTGCACCACGGTACCAGAGGAGTGGACGATGCCAGGGCACCCTGTGGCCAAGGGCCTTTCCACTTCTGTCAAGACACTGCCGGGCCACTCGAGCCctcgtgtgtgcgtgtgtgtgtgtgcgcgcgcgcgtgtgtgtgtgtgtgtgtgtgtgtgtgtgtctgcacgcGCGCGCGCCATACCAGGGGCTGGAAGGTCCCCGCAAGCCCTTGGTAGACCTGTACTCATGAGTGGCGTGTCTGGCTCAGCCTTCTGTACCTGGGTTCCGGCAGCTACTGTGGTCGCAGATCACCACTGACCCAGAGAAGGCCGACCTTTCCCTCTACAACACTCAGGCAAGTGTGAGGACATACCCCGAGGCCCCTGGATACAGATGGATGGGGGCTCGGGGCTCCACGTGGCCTGGCCTGAGGTGGCTGCACAGCTGTGCCTCGCAGCTGCTCAGCCAGGCCTCCTGGCCCAGAGTGATGTGACAAATTGAGTTTGAATTGTTCTCATTTCTCAGAACGTCATTCTGTGTGCGTTCGCGTACACGGTCCGTTACGACAGCAGCTGCCGCTGCTCCGGAGCCCGGGCTGGGGCTTGGGGCGTCTTTACCTGATTCCGCCACCTTGGAGATGTGCACGCCCTGCTCTGTGGCCATGAAGCCCAGGATGGAGAAGACCACGAAGCCAGCAAAGAAGCTGGTCCCGCTGTTGATGAGTGCGAGGATGATGGCatccctgggggcagaggggaccGTGTGGGCTGGTGAGACTGCCTGCTGCCCacgggcaggcagggcaggggtggcaggGCTGTAGTGCCTACTTGTAGCAGTTGTTGTTGAAGCGATTGTAGCTGCCCAGGGCCGTGAGGGCCCCCAGGCCAATGGcgtaagaaaagaaaatctgggtCCCGGCATCTATCCATACCTGGAGATGAGCGAGGGGAGAGCAGGTGTGAGGAGCGCTGCTAGGCCGGCCTGCTCCCGCACAGTGTCCCCCCCACCCGACCTCCGCCTCACCTGAGGGGACGCCAGCTTCGACCAGTCAGGCTTGAGATAGTAGATGATGCCGTCCACGGCTCCAGGCAGCAGCACTCCACGCACGAGCAGCACAACGAGGACCACGTAGGGGAATGTAGCGGTGAAATACACgacctggggggcgggggtgctcAGAGGGGTCCTGTGGCACCCACCTCCCCCGCCTGCGCAGGGCTGCCAGGAAGGCCACCGTCCCTGCTGGCCGGTGTGCTCAGTGGTGAGGAGGGAGGCCACCCAGTGGCACCCCCTTCTACTCATCAGAGCCACGACTCCTCCCAAAGGAAGCTGGGTGCTTGGCTGGGGCACCAGCAGCCCCACGGCGAGCACAGGTCagctgcagagggagggagaggcagggcccTCCCCTGGCAGGGAGCGAGGCCGCAGCCCGCACGCAGGTCCCACGCCTCCCGTGCCGACTCCAGGGCCTGGTCTGCAGAGAGGCGGGGGTCCTTGGTGCCGGGGATTAGAACTCAGCTAGCCAGAGACAGAGGCAAGATCAAGACGGCAGCAAAGGCCTCTGCCTCCCATGCAAGCAGCGCCAAGCGGCTGCTCTGCGGACCCTGCTGGAACGCTCCCGCCCTCCAGAGACCTGGCCGTGTCCTGCGTGTCCCGCAACCACCGGCAGGCTGTCTTATTGTGTGTCTGTTCACACAGTTGTGCCCACAACCTGACAGGGAGCCCCTGAGGGAGGGATGGGTCCACGCTCCCCGCTGGGTCCCCGAGGGCAGACAGGCAGGTGAGAGAGACAGACCGAGAAGGTCAAAAGCTGACGCAGAGCCAGAACCGAGAGGAACTGGAAGGGAGGGAAGGCGAGACAGGAAAGGCGAGCCAgggatgccccccaccccagggaaggGGCAGCCGCTGCCCGGGCCACTCCACCTCCACTCGGGAGGGAAGGCTGCCGGGCCTGGAGGCGCAGGGTGGGGAGGACTCTCCCGCCAGGGGGTGGGGATCAAGTGGCCCGGACTGAAGTCCCTGCCCCTCCTCAGGCTCTGGCCCTCGTGCCGTCTCCTCCCGTGGCAGCAGTGGTCGCTGGCAgacacccacacccccccaggcagtgctgcccccagccctggcgtCACCCTGGCTGTACCTTTCCTGTTGACTTGACCCCCTTCCAGACACAGAAGTAGACCAGCACCCAGCAGGCCAGCAGACACAGGGTCACCTCCCAGTTGAGGGCCCCCGGAACCTCCAGGCCCCCGGAGAGCCGCAAGACTTTGTTCCTGGGGGAGGGAAAGCCCATGAGGTCTGTGCCAGCAAACGGCCAGGAGACTGGGGGTGGTCCTGGGGTGGCGCCtcccgccctccccccacccccgctgcctCAGCCCTTGCGTCCAGCCGGTCTCCCCCATGCAGCTGGCCAGCCCGGGCCAAGCCTGCAGCCTGAAGTCGCTGCAGTCTGTGCCCCCGGAGCCTTGGAGCCCCTGGCGGTCCGGCCCCACGCCGTCCCCAGCAGGCCCAGCAGCAGCCCCCCGCTTCCCTCCCTAGGTGGGCAGGCACCGCCCGCTCCGCATCCCTGGCCTCATCCCCCCAGGGCCGGGCCCCGACACACGCGCGCGTGCACACGAACACACATGCAGACTCGAGCTACGTGTGGGAGACCAGAGAGACAGGCGGGGCCTGGCCCAGAGGTGCCTGACTCACTCCCAGAACTCGATGACAGGGGACCGGCGGTCAGCAAGCTGGTCACAAGTGAGGTTGGCCAGGGTGGCATTGGCACAGTCTTCGTGGCGGAAGATCTCCACACAGTCGGGAGTGTTCCAGGTATGGCCACACGTGGCCCAGGGCAGCGTGGTGGTGAAGGACTTCACCAAATAATAGAAGCCCCAGGCCAGCACCATGATGTAGTAGGTGTTGCAATAGAAGACGATCACCATGGAGGCGTAGCCCAGGCCTGGAGAGGAGCAGAGTTTCCATGCAGGCTCTTTTCTGGCCAGTTCCCCACCGTCCCCACTATCTACATGGCCAGGCACTGCCAGCGGTCCCTGCTGGACCCCAACATCCTGCTCCCTGCATCTgccatcctccccctcccccgccatccGTGCAACTAAATCCTTCTCTGTTGCTGTCCAACCAGACCTCTCCAAGTCCCCTTGGGGTCTCCCTTGCACTGTGTCCCCAGCGCTAGGCTAACTCCTCAATCTGTCCCCCCAAAtcagcccctgctccctgcccccgccctgcTTCACCTCCTGCATCCTCCCCAGCCCCAAAGCAGAGCACACATCCTGCCCCCGTCTGAGAGTCAAGTCCTCTTGTTTCCCTAGTCTCACATACCTGTCCCCTTCTGGGTCCCACTGCCACCATGACGGTTGAAGGAAGGCCATGCctcca contains these protein-coding regions:
- the SLC6A8 gene encoding sodium- and chloride-dependent creatine transporter 1 isoform X2, with translation MKAGSINVWNICPLFKGLGYASMVIVFYCNTYYIMVLAWGFYYLVKSFTTTLPWATCGHTWNTPDCVEIFRHEDCANATLANLTCDQLADRRSPVIEFWENKVLRLSGGLEVPGALNWEVTLCLLACWVLVYFCVWKGVKSTGKVVYFTATFPYVVLVVLLVRGVLLPGAVDGIIYYLKPDWSKLASPQVWIDAGTQIFFSYAIGLGALTALGSYNRFNNNCYKDAIILALINSGTSFFAGFVVFSILGFMATEQGVHISKVAESGPGLAFIAYPRAVTLMPVAPLWAALFFFMLLLLGLDSQFVGVEGFITGLLDLLPASYYFRFQREISVALCCALCFVIDLSMVTDGGMYVFQLFDYYSASGTTLLWQAFWECVVIAWVYGADRFMDDVACMIGYRPCPWMKWCWSFFTPLVCMGIFIFNTVYYKPLVYNNTYVYPWWGEAMGWGFALSSMLCVPLHLLGCLLRAKGTVAERWQHLTQPVWGLHHLEYRAQDSDVRGLTTLTPVSESSKVVVVESVM
- the SLC6A8 gene encoding sodium- and chloride-dependent creatine transporter 1 isoform X1, which translates into the protein MAKKSAKNGIYSVSGDEKKGPLIAPGPDGAPAKADGPAGLGAPGGHLAVPPRETWTRQMDFIMSCVGFAVGLGNVWRFPYLCYKNGGGVFLIPYILIALVGGIPIFFLEISLGQFMKAGSINVWNICPLFKGLGYASMVIVFYCNTYYIMVLAWGFYYLVKSFTTTLPWATCGHTWNTPDCVEIFRHEDCANATLANLTCDQLADRRSPVIEFWENKVLRLSGGLEVPGALNWEVTLCLLACWVLVYFCVWKGVKSTGKVVYFTATFPYVVLVVLLVRGVLLPGAVDGIIYYLKPDWSKLASPQVWIDAGTQIFFSYAIGLGALTALGSYNRFNNNCYKDAIILALINSGTSFFAGFVVFSILGFMATEQGVHISKVAESGPGLAFIAYPRAVTLMPVAPLWAALFFFMLLLLGLDSQFVGVEGFITGLLDLLPASYYFRFQREISVALCCALCFVIDLSMVTDGGMYVFQLFDYYSASGTTLLWQAFWECVVIAWVYGADRFMDDVACMIGYRPCPWMKWCWSFFTPLVCMGIFIFNTVYYKPLVYNNTYVYPWWGEAMGWGFALSSMLCVPLHLLGCLLRAKGTVAERWQHLTQPVWGLHHLEYRAQDSDVRGLTTLTPVSESSKVVVVESVM